In the genome of Populus trichocarpa isolate Nisqually-1 chromosome 10, P.trichocarpa_v4.1, whole genome shotgun sequence, the window AGGTGTGAGTGATCTGTATCCCTAGGAAAAAATGAAGAGAGCCTAAATCTGTAATATCAAATTCAGTGGAGAGAGCTTGGATAACCTGCAGAATGGCAGCAGACGCACTCCCTGTAAGGATAATATCATCCACATAGAGGAGCAGGACCACAATCTGAGAACCAACATGCTTGACAAACAAGGATGAATCAGAATAGGTTGTGGCAAACCCCAAGGAAGGCAGAAACTGAGTAAAACGTGCATTCCAGGCCCGAGGTGCCTGTTTTAATCCATAGAGGGATTTATGCAGTTTGCACACATGATGAGGATGAACTGAATCTTCAAAGCCAGGAGGCTGGGACATGTAAACCTCTTCTTGAAGAATGCCATGCAGGAATGCATTTTTGACATCTAATTGTCTGAGAGGCCAATTGAAATGAGCAGCCAGTGCAAGAACTAGTCGAATGGTGGCAGGTTTCACCACAGGACTAAAGGTGTCCCCATAATCCAAGCCAGGTTCCTGGCTAAACCCTTGAGCAACCAACTGTGCTTTGTGTCTAGCAATTGAACCATCCGAATGACGTTTGATCTTGAAAATCCACTTGCACCCCACCAAGTTCCTCTTTGCTGGTAATGGAACAAGACTCCAAGTGCCTTGAGTATGTAATGCAGTAATTTCATCTTGCATGGCCTGTAACCATACAGGAGCTTTGATGGCAGATTTGTAAGTTGCTGGCTCTGTTAAAGACATATCAACCATGCTAGAGTCCTGAATGCTGGCTAAGAAAGCCTTCTGTTTAGTAATGCCACTTTTGCTTCTGGTTTGCATGGGATGCAAATTGAGAGAAGGAATGGACAGAACCACTTGCAAGTTGTCAGGATTAAAAGTAGTAGAACTGATACTGATATCAGGCGCCacaggaggaggagaagaagcttGAATGGAAGCAGTAATGGACTGAGAACTAGGAGAGACTGTAGATACACTAGGTGTGTGGTGAGAAGGGGAAACAGGGCTGGAAGTAATAACTGTGTTCTCGGTATTAACAAGAAGCACAGGACATGTGGAGGAAGCAGAGGATGTGGAGGACTGAGTTGTGAGCAAGGATGGTGAGGATTCAGGATATGGAAATTGTGTCTCATCAAATATAACATGTCTTGAAACATACAACCGCAGAGTAGGCACATGAAAACACAAATAACCTTTGTATTTGTTGTTGTAACCAAGAAACACACACTTGGAAGTTTTGGGTTGCAGTTTGTTATGATTATAAGGACGAAGAAGAGGAAAACATGCACACCCAAATATCCTAAGGTGATTAAGCTCTGGAGAAGACCCAAATAACAACTCAAAAGGAGATTTGTGAAGAAGGACAGGAGTTGGCATACGGTTGATGAGATATGCAGCTGTTAAACATGCATAAGACCAAAATTGAGATGGGAGTTTGGCTGTGTGCAATAGAGTGATTGTGGTTTCCATAATATGTCTATGTTTCCTCTCAGCCACCCCATTTTGTTCAGGGGTGTGTGGACAAGAGAGGTGATGAGTAATGCCTTTGTCAAGAAGAAATTGTTGTAAACGATTGCAGGTATATTCCCCCCCCATCAGACTGCAGAATTTTAACAGTAGCAGAATATTGTGTAACAAGAAGGTTATAGAACGCAGCAAACGTAGAGAACAAATCAGACTTATTGACTAGGGGAAACAACCAGCAAAAATGTGTACATTCATCAACAAAGATGGTATAATATCTATAACCATCCACTGAGAGACATGGTGCAGGTCCCCACAAATCAGTATGGATAGTAGCAAAAGGAGAATTGAATTTGTGATGATGCTGAGGAAAGGGTAATTTCCTAACTTTCCCTGCAAGACAGGGATGGCACATTATCGGGGAAGAAGTTTTGGGAACAGGAATATGAGCTTTATTCAGCATGAGGGAGACAACAGAATTTGTGGGATGTCCTAACCTATGGTGCCATAGATTGGACTGAACAAGTTGGCCAAGAAATGCCTGAGCTGGAGAAGGCTGAGTGAAAGATGAGGATGAAGATGCATGGATAGGATACAGGCCATTACTGCACAAGCCTCTGTAAAGAATCCTCCTTGTGGCTTTGTCCTGAATCCAAAAGCAATATGTATCAAAAATAAGCCAGCAATTATTATCAAGGCAGAGCCGATGGACTGACAATAGATTCTGAGTTAATTGAGGAACAAGTAACACAGAATCCAACTTGAATGAAGACATAAAAGAATTGATGATAGACTGACCAACATGAGACACTGTCAAACCTTCACCATTGGCAGTATGAATTGTGTCAGCTGTTGGATATGGTGAGGCCAATGTCAGGTTATTCAAATCAGCTGTCATATGATTTGTTGCACCAGAATCAGTAAGCCATACTTGAGATGATCCGGAAGAATTGGAATGCATTCACAGAAGGGTTCGGACATTGGACAAAATGAAAGCTGATAAAAACTATTATCACCTTCATATTTGGTGATCTTAAACCGATTCAATCTATCAACACCTCCAGTGTGTTAATGTGTATATGTTGTTGTAAATGCAGAGAAACTgattgagagagaagagaaaatgagaaCTCTCGTTATATTCTTTGTTTCCTATTATTCAATCCTTAATACCAGCtttagttagttagttatatatatacatgcagcTGTAACAACTTAACTGCATGTAACTAACTTTGCTAACTAACTAACTGATTGACTAACGGCTAACCAACTAACAAACTTAGTAATCATGTTTACACTTATCATCACTGTACTCTAACACAGTGGTCACAATGTATCCTTTCAGTGTTGTACTGAATCGGATTTTCCACATGGGTGTCACGCCTGCCATTGCGCACATGGCAATTGGCCCTGCAAAGTTCACATTTAGATGAGTTCCTTCGCGGATGACACTATCGGTGGATTGTATAACTGGTGAAAATGTTATTGGGAGGCTCTCGTTCAATGTGGAAAGTATAACATCTGAATTGCATAAGACCTGGCCATTGATAGTGACTGCAAGAGTTGTTGTATTGTCAGTCGAGGGGGCTACGATTAAATAACGAGCACCAGCTTGCACCTCATGACCGAAGACATCGAGCACTGCTGCAGCATCTTTGGCATGAACTGCCTCTGGAAATGAAGTTCCTATGAAGtcaaagagaaggaaagagagcCCTAGAACTTTAGTGATCTTCATATTTGTTGAATATGAGTATTAGTTATCTCAATATTGTGTCTTGTTGATCTTGTGTTGAAACAACGCATGGAGAGCATATATTTATATGGAGCAAGCATATGGATTATTtgttagaattaatta includes:
- the LOC127905824 gene encoding wound-responsive protein GWIN3-like: MKITKVLGLSFLLFDFIGTSFPEAVHAKDAAAVLDVFGHEVQAGARYLIVAPSTDNTTTLAVTINGQVLCNSDVILSTLNESLPITFSPVIQSTDSVIREGTHLNVNFAGPIAMCAMAGVTPMWKIRFSTTLKGYIVTTGNVDRLNRFKITKYEGDNSFYQLSFCPMSEPFCECSCVPVSVNGDKNLVPGAGPLLVMFEPDE